One Phragmites australis chromosome 23, lpPhrAust1.1, whole genome shotgun sequence DNA window includes the following coding sequences:
- the LOC133906377 gene encoding protein LIKE COV 1-like, producing MAGRERDRELLLAVVAGEPAVHDDDSEPTTPVNVGSPPTSARAQHLHHHPTGIEAFSRVIRSWAWKKFMSGCVILLPIAITFYTTWWFIRFVDGFFSPIYIHLGIDLFGLGFVTSITFIFLVGVFMSSWLGTSLLGLGEFFIKKMPLVRHIYSASKQISAAISPDQSSRAFKEVVIIRHPRIGEYALGFITSTVALRGAGGRGDQELACVYVPTNHLYLGDIFLMSRSDVIIPDLSVREAIEIVLSGGMSVPKIISAVDGVVGLGHHGRAVNGP from the exons ATGGCCGGGAGGGAGAGGGACCGGGAGCTGCTCCTTGCGGTGGTGGCCGGCGAGCCTGCCGTTCACGACGACGACTCCGAGCCGACCACCCCGGTGAACGTCGGCTCGCCGCCGACCTCGGCGCGCGCGcagcacctccaccaccaccccacAGGCATCGAG GCATTTTCAAGAGTGATACGGAGCTGGGCATGGAAGAAGTTTATGTCTGGATG CGTCATCCTGCTTCCGATCGCCATCACCTTCTACACGACATGGTGGTTCATCCGCTTCGTCGACGGCTTCTTCTCGCCGATCTACATCCATCTCGGGATTGATCTCTTTG GTCTCGGGTTTGTCACCTCAATCACCTTCATCTTCCTCGTCGGCGTGTTCATGTCGTCGTGGCTGGGCACCTCCCTTCTCGGTCTTGGTGAGTTCTTCATCAAAAAGATGCCGCTGGTGCGCCACATCTACTCGGCTTCCAAGCAGATCAGCGCTGCGATATCGCCAG ACCAGAGCTCGCGGGCCTTCAAGGAGGTGGTAATCATACGGCATCCCAGGATCGGCGAGTATGCGCTGGGCTTCATCACGTCGACGGTGGCGCTGCGCGGCGCGGGCGGACGCGGTGACCAGGAGCTCGCCTGCGTCTACGTGCCGACCAACCACCTCTATCTCGGCGACATCTTTCTCATGAGCCGCTCCGACGTGATCATACCGGACCTGTCCGTCCGGGAGGCCATCG AAATTGTGCTCTCCGGTGGCATGTCTGTGCCGAAGATCATATCGGCGGTGGACGGGGTCGTCGGCCTCGGCCACCATGGCCGTGCAGTGAATGGCCCCTAA
- the LOC133906245 gene encoding L-galactose dehydrogenase-like: MELRELGGTDLRVSAVGFGASPLGHVFGDVPRDVARAAVRRALDLGVNFFDTSPYYGGTVSESVLGDCLRHAAVPRDRIVVATKCGRYKEGFDFSAARVTRSVDESLARLGLDYVDILHCHDIEFTNLNQIVNETIPALQKIKESGKARFIGITGLPLNIYNYVLDRVPLASVDVILSYCHYGINDTSLVDLLPYLKGKGVGVISASPLAMGLLTDNGPPEWHPATAELKSACRAAVDHCRKKGKSITKLAMQYSLMNNEISTVLVGMSSSEQVEENVAAAMELSTSGIDEELLREVEAILEPVKNLTWPSGIQQA, from the exons GCGCTGTCGGCTTCGGCGCCTCCCCGCTCGGCCACGTCTTCGGCGACGTCCCGCGCGACGTCGCCCGCGCCGCCGTCCGCCGCGCGCTCGACCTCGGCGTCAACTTCTTCGACACCTCCCC GTACTACGGCGGTACGGTCTCGGAGTCGGTCCTCGGCGACTGCCTCCGCCACGCGGCCGTCCCGCGGGACCGCATCGTCGTCGCCACCAAGTGCGGCCGCTACAAGGAAGGCTTCGACTTCAGCGCCGCCCGCGTGACCCGTAGCGTCGACGAGAGCCTGGCTCGCCTCGGGCTCGACTACGTCGACATACTCCACTGCCACGACATCGAGTTTACTAACCTCAACCAG ATTGTGAATGAGACAATCCCAGCGCTCCAGAAGATCAAGGAAAGCGGGAAAGCACGGTTCATCGGAATCACCGGGCTGCCCCTGAACATCTATAATTACGTGCTCGATCGGGTGCCACTGGCCTCGGTGGATGTGATTTTGTCCTACTGCCACTACGGGATCAATGACACCTCCCTGGTGGATCTGCTCCCCTACTTGAAGGGCAAGGGTGTTGGGGTCATTAGCGCCTCACCACTTGCCATGGGTCTTCTTACAGACAACGGGCCGCCAGAATGGCACCCTGCGACGGCGGAGCTTAAG TCAGCATGCAGGGCAGCAGTAGATCACTGTAGAAAGAAGGGAAAGAGCATTACGAAGCTAGCAATGCAGTACAGTTTGATGAATAATGAAATTTCCACAGTTCTTGTCGGAATGAGCTCGTCAGAACAG GTGGAGGAGAATGTGGCTGCTGCAATGGAATTGTCAACTTCAGGCATTGATGAAGAACTTTTGCGTGAAGTTGAAGCAATTCTTGAGCCTGTGAAGAACTTGACTTGGCCTAGTGGTATCCAGCAGGCCTGA